From Eptesicus fuscus isolate TK198812 chromosome 13, DD_ASM_mEF_20220401, whole genome shotgun sequence, the proteins below share one genomic window:
- the LOC103291036 gene encoding casein kinase I-like — protein sequence MASCSSSQAEFTVRGKYKLVRKIGSGSFGDIYLAINITNGEEVAVKLESLKARHPQLLYESKLYKILQGGVGIPHIRWYGQEKDHNVLVMDLLGPSLEDLFNFCSRSFTMKTILMLADQMISRVEYVHTKNFIHRDIKPDNFLMGIGRHCNKLFLIDFGLAKKYRDNRTRQHIPYREDKNLTGTARYASINAHLGVEQSRRDDMESLGYVLMYFNRTSLPWQGLKAATKVQKYEKISEKKMSIPVEVLCKGFPAEFAMYLNYCRGLRFEEAPNYMYLRQLFRILFRTLNHQYDYTFDWTTLKQKAAQSAASSSGQGQQAPTPTGC from the coding sequence ATGGCGAGCTGCAGCAGCTCTCAGGCCGAATTCACTGTCCGCGGGAAATACAAACTCGTGCGGAAGATCGGGTCTGGCTCCTTCGGGGACATTTATCTGGCGATCAACATCACCAACGGCGAGGAGGTGGCGGTGAAGCTGGAATCCCTGAAGGCCAGGCACCCGCAGCTGCTGTACGAGAGCAAGCTCTATAAGATTCTCCAGGGCGGGGTCGGCATCCCCCACATTCGCTGGTACGGGCAGGAAAAAGACCACAATGTGCTGGTCATGGATCTTCTGGGACCCAGCCTGGAAGACCTCTTCAATTTCTGTTCGAGAAGCTTCACCATGAAAACTATACTGATGCTAGCTGACCAGATGATCAGTCGAGTTGAATATGTGCATACAAAGAACTTTATACACAGAGACATTAAACCAGATAACTTCCTAATGGGCATTGGGCGTCACTGTAATAAGTTATTCCTTATTGATTTTGGTTTGGCCAAAAAGTACAGAGACAACAGGACAAGGCAACACATACCATACAGAGAAGATAAAAATCTCACAGGCACTGCGCGGTATGCTAGCATCAATGCACACCTTGGTGTTGAACAGAGTCGCCGAGATGACATGGAATCGTTAGGATATGTTTTGATGTATTTTAATAGAACCAGCCTGCCATGGCAAGGACTAAAGGCTGCAACAAAGGTACAGAAATATGAGAAGATTAGTGAAAAGAAGATGTCCATTCCGGTTGAAGTATTGTGTAAGGGCTTTCCTGCAGAATTTGCCATGTACTTAAACTATTGCCGTGGGCTGCGCTTTGAAGAAGCCCCGAATTACATGTATCTGAGGCAGCTCTTCCGCATTCTTTTCAGGACCCTGAACCACCAGTATGACTACACATTTGATTGGACAACGTTAAAGCAGAAAGCAGCACAATCAGCAGCCTCTTCAAGTGGGCAGGGTCAGCAGGCCCCAACCCCCACAGGTTGCTAA